The genomic DNA ATAAGCTAAACGCGCTGCCATTTAAAGCTGACAACCGGTTTATAAAAGAATTCGCTTAATCACTTGTGTCATCCAAAATGGCGACCTACAATCGCCATCTATTATTGTTCTTCCCACTGTTGACTCACTATGCCTGATTTAGAATACCGTAAAGGGGTTTTACTGGCCGTTTGCGCTTACACCATTTGGGGTGTCGCACCGCTGTATTTTAAACTTTTACATAATGTCCCCGCGACAGAAATATTAATGCACCGTGTGATTTGGTCATTTATTTTTATGATCATCATGATGCAGTTTATCGGTGGTTTTGATCGTCTGCGTCTTATTCTCAAACAACCTAAACAACTTGCGGTACTGTTTGTCACCTCGGTGCTAATTGCAGCAAATTGGCTAATTTTTATTTGGGCGGTCAACAACGACCATATGCTCGATGCCAGTCTAGGTTACTTTATTAACCCGCTATTTAACGTATTGCTTGGGATGGTATTTTTAGGTGAGCGTCTACGTAAATTGCAATGGGTTGCGGTAGGTTTAGCCAGTACCGGAGTGCTGGTACAATTAATTTCTTTTGGCTCTATTCCACTATTGTCATTAGCCTTGGCGGCCAGTTTTGGTTTTTATGGTTTATTACGTAAAAAAGTTAATATCGATGCTAAATCTGGATTATTGGTCGAAACGGCCATTTTATTACCTATTGCCTTAGGGTATTTACTCATCACCTTAGACAGTTCGACAACGAGCATGCTAACCAACACTCTCGACCTCAATTTACTGTTAGTCGCTGCCGGTATTATCACAACGATTCCGTTACTATGTTTTGCAGGTTCCGCCGTCAGAATTCCATTTTCGATTTTAGGTTTTTTCCAATATATTGGCCCAAGTATCATGTTTATCTTGGCGGTAAAACTCTTTAATGAACCGTTTGATATAGAGAAAGGCATTACCTTTGGATT from Shewanella psychromarinicola includes the following:
- the rarD gene encoding EamA family transporter RarD; amino-acid sequence: MPDLEYRKGVLLAVCAYTIWGVAPLYFKLLHNVPATEILMHRVIWSFIFMIIMMQFIGGFDRLRLILKQPKQLAVLFVTSVLIAANWLIFIWAVNNDHMLDASLGYFINPLFNVLLGMVFLGERLRKLQWVAVGLASTGVLVQLISFGSIPLLSLALAASFGFYGLLRKKVNIDAKSGLLVETAILLPIALGYLLITLDSSTTSMLTNTLDLNLLLVAAGIITTIPLLCFAGSAVRIPFSILGFFQYIGPSIMFILAVKLFNEPFDIEKGITFGFIWGALVIFVGDMILQRQRRNALAKASA